The following proteins are co-located in the Pyrobaculum calidifontis JCM 11548 genome:
- a CDS encoding sulfurtransferase TusA family protein: MILDIRGRPCPEPAQQALSAIMEKSPGELQVVTDDEDCVKTLRVMLPLLEYKVERVEEAGGGYVVYVRKKGQG, from the coding sequence ATGATCTTAGACATCAGGGGGAGGCCCTGCCCCGAGCCGGCTCAACAAGCCCTCTCAGCCATAATGGAGAAGAGCCCGGGGGAGCTCCAGGTGGTCACAGACGACGAAGACTGCGTAAAGACGCTCAGAGTCATGTTGCCTCTGCTCGAGTACAAGGTGGAAAGGGTGGAGGAGGCCGGGGGCGGCTATGTGGTGTACGTAAGGAAGAAGGGGCAAGGGTAG
- a CDS encoding pirin family protein — MARVVHVLRGNWTRDGAGVRLYRVFGGPTLAELTDPFLLLDHFGSRYPHEYLMGFPWHPHRGIQTVTYLLKGEVRHADSMGYRGVLGAGDLQWMTAGSGIFHEEMPRPGRARVGDREVENPEVSAFQLWVNLPRALKMSDPEYKNVKASSVPRVVADGGAVVKVVAGRVYEPGTGVVEGPVSGLKVPVVYMDVAVAEGAFFRFATREGHTVLAYVFEGAVDFNGRRVSAGELAVFNREGGEVEARGVGRFLLLSGRPLEEPIAWWGPIVMNTWDEILEARRELAEGIFVKKGARVVDL; from the coding sequence ATGGCTCGGGTTGTGCATGTTTTGAGGGGTAATTGGACGCGGGATGGGGCGGGGGTTAGGCTTTACAGAGTCTTTGGGGGGCCCACTCTTGCAGAGCTCACCGACCCCTTCCTCCTCTTAGACCACTTCGGGTCGCGGTATCCCCATGAGTACTTAATGGGCTTTCCCTGGCACCCCCACAGGGGGATTCAGACGGTGACGTACCTCCTCAAGGGCGAGGTCCGCCACGCCGACTCCATGGGGTATAGAGGGGTCCTGGGGGCCGGCGACCTCCAGTGGATGACTGCCGGGAGCGGGATATTCCACGAGGAGATGCCCCGGCCTGGGAGGGCGAGGGTGGGGGATAGGGAGGTGGAGAACCCAGAGGTGTCTGCGTTCCAGCTTTGGGTAAACTTGCCCAGGGCCTTGAAGATGTCCGACCCTGAGTATAAGAACGTCAAGGCTAGTAGCGTGCCCAGGGTGGTGGCTGATGGGGGAGCCGTAGTTAAGGTGGTGGCGGGGAGGGTATACGAGCCGGGGACTGGGGTGGTGGAGGGCCCCGTCTCTGGGCTAAAGGTGCCCGTGGTGTACATGGACGTGGCAGTGGCTGAGGGGGCCTTCTTCCGCTTCGCCACAAGGGAGGGGCACACAGTGTTGGCCTACGTCTTCGAGGGCGCGGTTGACTTCAACGGCCGCCGCGTATCGGCGGGGGAGCTCGCGGTGTTCAACAGAGAGGGGGGCGAGGTGGAGGCGAGGGGGGTTGGCAGATTTCTCCTCCTCTCTGGCCGGCCTCTGGAGGAGCCCATAGCGTGGTGGGGGCCCATAGTCATGAATACGTGGGATGAGATTCTGGAGGCTAGGCGGGAGCTGGCCGAGGGGATTTTTGTGAAAAAGGGGGCCCGCGTGGTGGATCTATGA
- a CDS encoding Rieske (2Fe-2S) protein codes for MVRAAAAKLGELPDKRPVPKTVEATPLVLVRDGERVYCAYGICPHGRWLLSLGDYKEGKLRCKGHGSVYDLATGAGELNGYPLQIKAYKAEVVGDSVYVEV; via the coding sequence ATGGTGAGGGCGGCGGCCGCCAAGCTGGGGGAGCTACCCGACAAAAGGCCTGTTCCCAAGACGGTGGAGGCCACGCCGCTCGTCCTCGTCCGCGACGGCGAAAGAGTATACTGCGCCTACGGCATATGTCCACACGGCAGGTGGCTCCTCAGCCTCGGCGACTATAAGGAGGGCAAACTGAGGTGCAAGGGCCACGGCTCCGTCTACGACTTGGCCACCGGCGCGGGGGAGCTCAACGGCTACCCGCTTCAGATAAAGGCGTACAAGGCCGAGGTCGTGGGCGACAGCGTGTACGTGGAGGTTTAA
- the merA gene encoding mercury(II) reductase has translation MYDLCVLGGGSAGFAAAIKAAELGAKVVMVNAGLPPGGTCVNVGCVPTKYLAKAAEVVHRAKMGYYPGVKATVEVRLGDLLRGAAGVVERLRQEKYIDLLEYYGIDYVEGFGVLASANAVKVGDRTIEARRVLIATGARPAVPAIKGLEEVRYYTNESLFELGEPSSVVFIGGGAVSVELAQALNRLGVKTAIFTRGRLLKYEEEVASHFVEEVLREEGVEVIHDEAVAVRRVDGGVEVVGREGSRARGEALFIAAGRRPNSEAAGGLVELNPEGSVKVNERMETSLPGVYAAGDVTGGLPGGRYLENAAARQGVVAAINALGGDARFNPLHVPRVVFTDPPVASVGMREEDMLKSGVGCVCRLAPVSAVAAAWASGRLDGFIKINTYPQTWRISMRGGKIAGAVAAAPQAEELIHIFAMAVAHGLTVDDIADMIPAFPTFGEAARLAALAFYKDVTKLSCCAG, from the coding sequence GTGTACGACCTCTGCGTCTTGGGGGGAGGCTCCGCGGGCTTTGCCGCGGCTATAAAGGCGGCTGAGCTGGGCGCCAAGGTGGTCATGGTTAACGCCGGCCTGCCCCCCGGGGGGACCTGTGTCAACGTGGGGTGTGTCCCCACCAAGTACTTGGCCAAGGCGGCTGAGGTTGTCCACAGGGCGAAGATGGGGTACTACCCCGGCGTCAAGGCAACGGTGGAGGTCCGCCTTGGGGACCTCTTGAGGGGCGCCGCCGGCGTGGTGGAGAGGCTTAGGCAGGAGAAGTACATAGACCTCCTGGAGTACTACGGCATAGACTACGTTGAGGGCTTCGGCGTTCTCGCCTCTGCCAACGCGGTAAAGGTGGGGGATAGGACGATAGAGGCCAGGCGGGTGTTGATAGCCACGGGGGCCAGGCCCGCCGTCCCGGCGATAAAGGGGCTGGAGGAGGTGAGGTACTACACCAACGAGAGCTTGTTTGAGCTTGGGGAGCCCTCCAGCGTGGTGTTCATAGGCGGCGGCGCCGTGTCCGTGGAGCTGGCCCAAGCCCTCAACAGGCTGGGGGTTAAGACCGCCATATTCACGAGGGGCAGACTGTTGAAGTACGAGGAGGAGGTGGCGTCCCACTTCGTGGAGGAGGTGCTGAGGGAGGAGGGGGTCGAGGTGATACACGACGAGGCTGTGGCAGTGCGGCGCGTGGACGGCGGCGTGGAGGTGGTGGGGCGGGAGGGGTCTAGGGCGAGGGGAGAGGCTCTCTTCATCGCCGCTGGGAGAAGGCCGAACTCAGAGGCAGCCGGGGGGCTCGTGGAGCTGAACCCGGAGGGCTCGGTGAAGGTGAACGAGAGGATGGAGACCAGCCTCCCCGGAGTATATGCGGCGGGGGACGTCACGGGGGGACTGCCCGGCGGGAGATATCTAGAAAACGCCGCGGCGAGGCAGGGCGTGGTGGCGGCCATAAACGCGCTAGGGGGCGACGCCAGGTTTAACCCACTGCACGTCCCCCGCGTCGTCTTCACAGACCCACCCGTGGCCTCCGTGGGGATGAGGGAGGAGGACATGTTGAAAAGCGGAGTGGGTTGCGTCTGCCGGCTGGCCCCCGTATCCGCGGTGGCCGCCGCGTGGGCCTCCGGGCGCCTGGACGGCTTCATAAAGATAAACACCTACCCCCAGACGTGGCGCATCTCCATGCGCGGCGGGAAAATAGCCGGCGCGGTGGCCGCCGCGCCGCAGGCAGAGGAGCTGATACACATCTTCGCCATGGCGGTGGCCCACGGCCTAACGGTGGACGACATTGCTGATATGATACCCGCGTTTCCCACCTTCGGCGAAGCCGCCAGACTAGCCGCGCTGGCCTTCTACAAAGATGTGACAAAACTCTCCTGTTGCGCAGGCTGA
- a CDS encoding sulfurtransferase TusA family protein, producing MPSLKKIGDGKYELDLKGFVCPYPQMYTAQALKSIKKGEVLVVYTDNPPSCDNIKSVAERNGSKVVAMDMPEKGVWRIVIER from the coding sequence ATGCCCAGCTTGAAGAAGATTGGGGATGGGAAGTACGAGCTAGATTTAAAGGGCTTTGTGTGCCCCTACCCCCAGATGTATACGGCACAGGCGCTTAAGAGCATTAAGAAGGGTGAGGTCCTGGTGGTGTACACAGACAACCCTCCCTCCTGCGACAATATAAAGTCTGTGGCTGAGAGAAACGGTAGCAAAGTCGTCGCCATGGACATGCCTGAGAAGGGCGTTTGGCGCATTGTGATAGAGAGGTAA
- a CDS encoding NAD(P)/FAD-dependent oxidoreductase yields MKRRDLLKLAPLPLLAALLPLIWPRGRPGADVKAKVLVVGKGIAGSMVKMILDSHGVGATVLECSDAALPGPGKVDVALGLADAGDLLVHLGVGGGVVKTCATGIDPDNRLVYTDTRVYSYDILFLTPGVVFDYGAVEVKGRVDNFTPYELGSALAKRELSAGRYVIVHPNLPYRCTSAPYEFALLLDWRLREEGKPHSVTIISQVGKIPAVFEKYISQMGELVWKILEERGVEYINAEVELVDGENKVVHLSTGEKVPFDYLTLVPPNKAPRFISAVSNAEGFYVEVDERMRHPKYRDIYVAGDAVWHVVKTGWAAATEAAIAAAWALEDLGISVEKPKEIYSEDAIRITPDLGIRGAKRWYPIYGDVYWRQIEGPSPEVVEAKKKTIEFFRQLLKYY; encoded by the coding sequence ATGAAGAGGCGCGACCTCCTAAAGCTCGCCCCCTTGCCCCTCTTAGCCGCGTTGTTGCCCCTAATCTGGCCCAGGGGGCGCCCGGGGGCAGACGTCAAGGCTAAGGTCTTGGTGGTTGGGAAAGGCATTGCCGGCAGCATGGTGAAAATGATCTTAGACAGCCACGGTGTGGGGGCCACGGTGCTTGAGTGTTCAGACGCGGCTCTGCCCGGGCCTGGGAAAGTGGACGTGGCCCTGGGGCTCGCCGACGCGGGAGACCTCCTAGTCCACTTAGGCGTCGGCGGCGGCGTGGTGAAGACCTGCGCCACGGGCATAGACCCCGACAACCGCCTCGTCTACACAGACACCAGGGTGTACTCCTACGACATCCTCTTCTTGACGCCGGGCGTGGTCTTCGACTACGGCGCAGTGGAGGTCAAGGGCAGAGTGGACAACTTTACCCCCTACGAGTTAGGCTCGGCGCTGGCCAAGAGGGAGCTGAGCGCCGGGCGCTACGTGATTGTACACCCCAATTTGCCCTACCGGTGCACCTCGGCGCCCTACGAGTTCGCCCTCCTCCTAGACTGGAGACTTAGGGAGGAGGGGAAGCCCCACAGCGTCACCATAATCTCGCAGGTGGGGAAGATCCCGGCCGTCTTTGAAAAATATATCTCACAGATGGGGGAGCTCGTGTGGAAAATACTGGAGGAGAGGGGTGTCGAGTACATAAACGCCGAGGTAGAGCTCGTGGATGGGGAAAACAAGGTGGTGCACCTCTCCACTGGGGAGAAGGTTCCCTTCGACTACCTCACCTTAGTGCCCCCCAATAAGGCTCCTAGGTTTATCTCAGCTGTGTCAAACGCCGAGGGGTTCTACGTGGAGGTAGACGAAAGGATGAGGCACCCCAAGTACAGAGATATCTACGTGGCGGGAGACGCGGTTTGGCACGTGGTTAAGACAGGATGGGCCGCGGCCACCGAGGCCGCCATAGCCGCCGCGTGGGCGCTCGAGGACTTAGGCATAAGCGTGGAGAAGCCCAAGGAGATATACAGCGAAGATGCTATAAGGATAACCCCAGACCTGGGGATTAGGGGGGCGAAGAGGTGGTACCCAATATACGGCGATGTTTACTGGCGGCAGATAGAGGGCCCAAGCCCAGAGGTCGTGGAGGCGAAGAAAAAAACAATAGAGTTCTTCCGACAGTTGCTAAAATACTACTAG
- a CDS encoding uroporphyrinogen-III synthase, whose amino-acid sequence MRVVVTSPRAVELFVRVLGRERVVAAPVVKLVPRSISAEEVAKALAGATHVVFVSGAVAYRLAEVLHGAGALFAGRAVATAEGAKGAVMVKNKFGVEAYPGQTWEEVAAWARGCGAAVVFHHGEFHRELAEALEALCGSVAHFQLYDAVPEDLDKMRLLVEPGGDVYVFFSGVAVEYAVENPYGLPVAERLRRAVNVAAGPAVAKALAKYGIEAVVPPSGRLGDVAKFVASLIRG is encoded by the coding sequence GTGCGGGTGGTGGTGACTAGTCCCAGGGCGGTGGAGCTGTTTGTGAGAGTGCTGGGGCGGGAGAGAGTCGTGGCGGCGCCGGTGGTGAAGCTGGTGCCTCGGTCTATCTCTGCGGAGGAGGTGGCGAAGGCCTTGGCGGGGGCTACCCACGTGGTTTTTGTCTCGGGGGCCGTTGCGTATAGGTTGGCCGAGGTGTTGCATGGGGCAGGCGCATTGTTTGCGGGCAGGGCTGTGGCCACGGCGGAGGGGGCGAAGGGGGCTGTCATGGTGAAGAACAAGTTCGGGGTCGAGGCCTACCCTGGCCAGACTTGGGAGGAGGTGGCGGCGTGGGCTAGGGGCTGCGGCGCCGCCGTGGTGTTTCACCACGGAGAGTTCCACAGGGAGTTGGCCGAGGCGCTTGAGGCGCTGTGCGGCTCAGTGGCCCACTTCCAGCTCTACGACGCCGTTCCAGAGGACTTGGACAAGATGCGCCTGCTCGTGGAGCCCGGCGGCGACGTGTACGTCTTCTTCAGCGGGGTGGCTGTGGAGTACGCCGTGGAGAACCCCTACGGCCTCCCCGTGGCGGAGAGGCTGAGGCGCGCCGTAAACGTGGCGGCGGGCCCCGCGGTGGCAAAGGCCTTGGCCAAGTACGGCATAGAGGCGGTGGTGCCGCCCTCGGGGAGGCTGGGCGACGTGGCGAAGTTCGTGGCATCGCTTATAAGGGGGTAG
- a CDS encoding sulfurtransferase TusA family protein: MAVKEVGKRVLDLRGYVCPYPQLATVKALREMAVGEVLEVITDNPPSCENVPAVARREGQEVVGVFEVERGVWRIVIRKVR; the protein is encoded by the coding sequence ATGGCTGTGAAGGAGGTGGGCAAGAGGGTGCTTGACCTCAGGGGGTACGTGTGTCCCTACCCCCAGTTGGCCACTGTGAAAGCGCTGAGGGAGATGGCGGTGGGGGAGGTTTTGGAGGTCATTACCGACAATCCGCCGTCGTGTGAAAACGTGCCTGCAGTGGCTAGGCGGGAGGGGCAAGAGGTGGTGGGGGTCTTCGAGGTGGAGAGGGGGGTGTGGCGCATTGTGATTAGGAAGGTGCGATGA
- a CDS encoding DsrE family protein, with the protein MAFGIIVGSGDFVRLYEFATLVSTLVARGEEVSIFVTGEAVKAFKKEYAPPLSSPEHKRIVELGVDWKSLLSTAKSIGSVKVYVCETASKIFGISEEEYDPALVDKVTSMYTFLEEVDRLVVF; encoded by the coding sequence ATGGCCTTTGGAATCATAGTGGGGAGCGGCGACTTTGTGAGACTGTACGAATTTGCCACGCTTGTGTCTACGCTGGTGGCCAGGGGCGAGGAGGTTAGCATATTCGTCACCGGGGAGGCTGTCAAGGCGTTTAAAAAAGAGTACGCCCCTCCCCTATCCTCGCCAGAGCACAAGAGAATCGTGGAGTTGGGCGTGGATTGGAAGTCCCTGCTCTCTACAGCGAAGTCCATAGGGAGCGTCAAGGTATACGTCTGCGAAACGGCCAGCAAGATCTTTGGAATCTCCGAGGAGGAGTATGACCCCGCGCTTGTGGACAAGGTCACCTCAATGTACACCTTCCTGGAGGAAGTGGACAGACTAGTAGTATTTTAG
- a CDS encoding YncE family protein, with the protein MAQRLYLLTIFALSAALLYMQFAPSGGEVGDDLYIVVGGNPPSVAVFNGSKFLGGSYLYDADPYFPMYDSFLYGDFLLVFQGEAGSIIYIYNISDFKKVYGTVHAPSNVSHLLYGELGLAPLVGSTLYIAVSNFAEKRGYVCALDLDALLLKECISVGMYPHAPIKVGDVVVAPTIREPRLVFYSPSNGSLRVISPRYDWPIFVNTHDVLRYTQLSFHMITTDGRYIYGEGHLVEPGTRFAVGVHSHALVVAMDLSGRVVSVAPTNAPPPGLPGLAVCNGKLYATSPVEGLVYVFEVPSLKLVKTIKTGGVPWGAFANPKCTAVYVTDIVGGRVLVIDVRRDEVAKVVKTPMLWPHTVIFVDKEVVEKMDIQPEVKFKPLEIPPYLYCGDAPPS; encoded by the coding sequence GTGGCCCAGAGGCTGTACCTCCTAACCATATTCGCCCTATCTGCGGCCCTCTTGTACATGCAGTTTGCGCCTTCTGGCGGAGAAGTGGGCGACGACTTGTACATAGTGGTGGGGGGAAATCCCCCCTCGGTGGCAGTTTTCAACGGCAGCAAGTTCCTAGGGGGGTCTTACCTCTACGACGCAGATCCCTACTTCCCCATGTACGACAGCTTTCTATACGGGGACTTCCTCCTGGTGTTCCAAGGCGAGGCGGGCTCCATAATCTACATCTACAACATCTCCGACTTTAAGAAAGTGTATGGCACAGTGCACGCCCCAAGCAATGTGAGCCACCTCCTCTACGGGGAGCTTGGGCTGGCCCCCCTGGTGGGCTCCACGTTGTACATAGCGGTGTCCAACTTCGCCGAGAAGCGAGGCTACGTATGCGCGCTGGATTTAGACGCGCTTCTGCTCAAGGAGTGCATAAGCGTTGGGATGTACCCCCACGCCCCCATAAAGGTGGGCGACGTGGTGGTGGCTCCGACAATTAGGGAGCCGAGGCTGGTCTTTTACAGCCCCTCCAATGGCTCTCTAAGGGTTATATCGCCGCGGTACGACTGGCCCATATTCGTCAATACCCACGACGTGTTGAGATACACCCAGCTCTCCTTCCACATGATTACCACAGACGGTCGGTACATATACGGCGAGGGGCACTTGGTGGAGCCTGGCACAAGGTTCGCGGTGGGGGTGCACTCCCACGCCCTTGTGGTGGCCATGGACTTGAGCGGGAGAGTTGTGTCGGTGGCTCCCACCAACGCCCCGCCGCCCGGCCTCCCCGGCCTCGCCGTGTGCAACGGCAAGCTCTACGCCACCTCGCCAGTGGAGGGGCTAGTGTACGTATTTGAAGTCCCCTCGCTGAAGCTGGTAAAGACCATTAAGACGGGGGGCGTTCCGTGGGGCGCCTTTGCCAACCCCAAGTGTACGGCGGTCTATGTCACAGACATCGTAGGGGGGAGAGTGCTCGTGATTGACGTTAGGAGAGACGAAGTGGCAAAGGTAGTGAAGACCCCCATGCTCTGGCCACACACCGTCATCTTTGTGGACAAGGAGGTAGTGGAGAAGATGGACATACAGCCCGAGGTCAAGTTCAAGCCCTTGGAGATACCGCCCTATCTCTACTGCGGCGATGCTCCCCCCAGTTGA
- a CDS encoding PaREP1 family protein, translating to MEELAKPWLNLEAYREARVREAVYEAELAEEFLKSGLVRNAAGKAFQAWKSLLGALLVDKIEEVEKAYPGVVRIREGKRIKKALWVIALVPTSQMKKLAQLLGGEESALTSIALDLHSYQYNGPDPEGIYSPYPDEKSAQRDVEILVGKVKEYVAKLPRRS from the coding sequence GTGGAAGAGCTCGCCAAGCCTTGGCTTAACCTTGAGGCGTACAGAGAGGCCAGAGTCAGGGAGGCCGTGTACGAGGCCGAGCTGGCTGAGGAGTTTCTCAAAAGTGGGCTAGTCAGAAACGCCGCTGGGAAGGCCTTCCAGGCGTGGAAGTCCCTCCTGGGCGCACTGCTGGTCGATAAGATTGAGGAGGTGGAGAAGGCGTACCCCGGCGTTGTGAGAATCAGGGAGGGGAAGAGGATTAAGAAGGCCCTTTGGGTCATAGCGCTGGTGCCCACTTCCCAGATGAAAAAGCTCGCCCAACTCCTCGGCGGCGAGGAAAGCGCCTTGACATCTATAGCGCTAGACCTACACAGCTACCAGTACAACGGCCCAGACCCAGAGGGAATATACAGCCCATACCCAGACGAGAAGAGCGCGCAGAGAGATGTAGAAATCCTCGTCGGCAAAGTCAAAGAATATGTTGCAAAGCTTCCCCGTCGGAGCTAG
- a CDS encoding SelD-related putative sulfur metabolism protein: MSPIERFRERVKLYREAGIALESLSLGCSVKVDLYDVLYPAIQLLRDEVSKLNLVIAPREDAAIVRGEEAQLMRVFLDVENPQLDAAAVESFAPSLAVVLVQLYMAKAASAERFAEYAARLYKALGSTRHRVWLGKGHSIVSTKQGAEFFMVDFLKTYGEGGYILANNDTIQVIDPSEDLDSPLQVAVAINNALNDLYVKGVYKDVHIAPIYDAPERWYEGVEKSYLAHASRLGKVVEAPLPRRGYLLLGATAWGYLDREPPTFYRELDRGFVVVVTRPFGELAYFTTYVAIHADEELLKAFESSVMPLEEFEREKRRVLELMATPNAEVAKVIYRHLPGLGERFRAEDHIAATIDVSGPGIFVFKEVAEKAGVDIELFEVPLLNPKLSKFAADFYIMPDATAGTNGAVALFLHESLAEEVVKELSKIPHLSPRVVGRVVGRGEGRLHVPPEALSYISNRKLKEKLAAQAPILAGLGVAKPARARIYVEGDVQGVGYRPYLRSRARVLGLTGYARNLPDGRVEVVVEGDADAIRKFAEEACRGRERCRVAETQWERYLGEFKDFEIL, from the coding sequence ATGAGCCCAATCGAGCGTTTTAGGGAGAGGGTCAAGCTGTACCGCGAGGCGGGCATCGCCCTGGAGTCTCTCTCGCTTGGTTGCTCTGTGAAGGTGGACCTCTACGACGTGTTGTACCCCGCCATCCAGCTCCTGAGGGACGAGGTGTCGAAGCTCAACCTAGTCATTGCCCCCAGGGAGGACGCGGCCATTGTAAGGGGGGAGGAGGCCCAGCTGATGAGGGTCTTCCTCGACGTGGAGAACCCACAGCTCGACGCCGCGGCTGTGGAGTCCTTTGCCCCCTCTCTGGCGGTGGTGCTTGTGCAACTCTACATGGCCAAGGCCGCTTCGGCGGAGAGATTCGCCGAGTACGCCGCGAGGCTCTACAAGGCGCTTGGCTCCACCCGGCACAGGGTGTGGCTCGGCAAGGGGCACAGCATAGTGAGCACGAAGCAGGGCGCGGAGTTCTTCATGGTAGACTTCTTAAAGACCTACGGCGAGGGGGGCTACATCCTCGCCAACAACGACACTATCCAAGTGATAGACCCCTCCGAGGACTTGGACTCCCCACTCCAGGTGGCCGTGGCGATAAACAACGCCCTCAACGACCTCTACGTCAAAGGCGTCTACAAAGACGTCCACATAGCCCCCATATACGACGCGCCTGAGCGCTGGTACGAGGGGGTGGAGAAGAGCTACCTAGCCCACGCCTCTAGGCTGGGCAAAGTGGTGGAGGCCCCCCTCCCCCGCCGGGGCTACCTCCTCCTGGGCGCCACGGCGTGGGGCTACCTGGACAGGGAGCCCCCCACCTTCTACAGAGAGTTGGACAGAGGGTTCGTGGTGGTGGTCACTAGGCCCTTCGGGGAACTTGCCTACTTCACCACCTACGTGGCCATCCACGCAGACGAGGAGCTTCTAAAGGCCTTCGAGTCCTCGGTGATGCCCCTTGAGGAGTTTGAGAGAGAGAAGAGGAGAGTCCTCGAGCTTATGGCCACTCCCAACGCCGAGGTGGCCAAGGTGATATACCGCCACCTGCCGGGGCTGGGGGAGAGGTTTAGGGCTGAGGATCACATAGCCGCGACGATAGACGTCTCGGGGCCCGGGATCTTCGTCTTTAAAGAGGTGGCGGAGAAGGCCGGGGTAGACATAGAGCTGTTCGAAGTGCCCCTCCTCAACCCCAAGCTCTCTAAATTCGCCGCAGACTTCTACATTATGCCCGACGCCACCGCGGGGACCAACGGCGCGGTGGCCCTGTTCCTCCACGAGTCTCTGGCAGAGGAGGTGGTGAAGGAGCTGTCCAAGATCCCCCACCTATCCCCCAGGGTGGTGGGCAGAGTGGTGGGCAGAGGCGAGGGGCGGCTCCACGTCCCCCCGGAGGCCCTGTCCTACATATCCAATAGAAAGCTCAAGGAGAAGTTGGCCGCCCAGGCGCCCATCCTTGCGGGGCTGGGGGTGGCCAAGCCGGCGAGGGCTAGGATCTACGTGGAGGGGGACGTGCAGGGTGTGGGCTATAGGCCCTACCTAAGGTCTAGGGCCCGGGTGCTGGGCTTGACGGGCTACGCTAGAAATCTCCCCGACGGCCGCGTGGAGGTGGTTGTGGAGGGCGACGCAGACGCCATTAGGAAATTCGCAGAGGAGGCCTGCAGGGGGAGGGAGAGGTGTAGAGTGGCAGAGACCCAGTGGGAAAGGTATTTGGGGGAGTTCAAAGACTTTGAAATTTTATGA
- a CDS encoding YeeE/YedE family protein: MSRVKDFLVKPWRPEVAGLVIGIVASLQILVIRSPWYITGPETQFGGWLLKTLTLGAVKVDLWDYFNPSSPMFVAKALGPLENPGFQIVLGFMLGAAIAKALQGAWRLRWPANWGVVITSIIGGLLLGFGARLALGCNVGNFFATVQSLVFSGFVFFLGMAMGTYVATFLIETWLMDRIAKTRPIRISIGGNVDNRKVLATAVAITAALSLYWWQIGVMAGLLYLLFGVAYGFAGAKADICFTSMLRDGFWSRLAPYGANARAVAIALSITITANLVLKYGVGYSYSEFLFPVGIHTLLGGFLFGIGMVLVAGCSFSSAYRSGEGSIPHLIAWIFMIIGMTLLAYVWPFFYTTAVALSPVLTLPEMLHGNVAAAAALGYLFCLFLALYPSIRDGTIQLSQLNIKLPKLLITRSK, translated from the coding sequence ATGTCGAGGGTAAAGGACTTCTTGGTAAAGCCCTGGCGGCCTGAGGTGGCTGGGCTGGTCATCGGCATTGTAGCCTCTCTTCAGATACTTGTGATTAGATCGCCGTGGTATATCACAGGCCCCGAGACTCAGTTCGGCGGCTGGCTCCTCAAGACTTTGACTCTAGGCGCCGTGAAGGTGGATCTGTGGGACTACTTCAACCCAAGCTCCCCCATGTTTGTGGCAAAGGCCCTGGGGCCGCTGGAGAACCCCGGCTTTCAAATAGTGCTCGGCTTCATGCTGGGGGCCGCGATAGCCAAGGCGCTCCAGGGCGCGTGGCGTCTCCGGTGGCCCGCCAACTGGGGTGTGGTGATTACGTCGATTATCGGGGGCTTGCTCTTGGGCTTCGGCGCCAGGCTCGCCCTGGGTTGCAACGTGGGGAACTTCTTCGCCACCGTGCAGAGCCTTGTGTTCTCCGGCTTCGTCTTCTTCCTCGGCATGGCCATGGGGACATACGTAGCCACGTTCCTCATAGAGACGTGGCTCATGGATAGAATAGCCAAGACGAGACCCATTAGGATATCCATCGGAGGCAACGTAGACAATCGCAAGGTCTTGGCCACGGCTGTGGCTATAACGGCGGCTCTATCTCTATACTGGTGGCAAATAGGCGTGATGGCAGGCCTTCTCTATCTGCTGTTCGGGGTGGCGTACGGCTTCGCGGGGGCGAAGGCGGATATATGCTTTACCTCCATGTTGAGAGACGGCTTCTGGAGCCGGCTGGCCCCCTACGGCGCAAACGCCAGGGCCGTGGCCATAGCCCTCTCCATAACCATAACGGCGAACTTAGTGCTCAAATACGGCGTCGGCTACAGCTACAGCGAGTTTCTATTCCCAGTGGGCATTCACACGTTGCTTGGCGGCTTCCTATTCGGCATAGGCATGGTCCTAGTGGCTGGGTGTAGCTTCAGCTCCGCGTATAGAAGCGGCGAGGGGAGCATACCGCACTTAATCGCATGGATATTCATGATAATCGGGATGACGCTCTTGGCATATGTATGGCCCTTCTTCTACACTACTGCCGTGGCCCTTAGCCCAGTGTTAACACTGCCCGAGATGCTCCACGGCAATGTGGCCGCCGCGGCGGCCCTCGGCTACCTCTTCTGCCTATTCCTAGCCCTCTACCCAAGTATCCGCGACGGCACTATACAACTAAGCCAATTAAACATAAAACTGCCAAAGCTACTAATAACTAGGTCTAAATAA